GTGATCGTGGCGATCGACGGCGTGCCCGTGCTGGTCGACGCCGGCCGCCCCACCTACACCAAGCAGACGTTCAGCGCCGACCGCTACGACATCTGGACCATGCAGAGCAGTTGGCACAACGTCCCCGAAGTGCGCGGCACACCGCAGGGAACCGGACGCGACCACCGCGCCCGGGACGTCACCGTCGAGGACACCGCCGACCGGTTCCAGGTCCGGCTGGACCTCGCCCCCGCGTACCGCGTGCCCGCGCTGCGATCGTGGTGGCGCACCGCGACCCTGCACCGCGACCGGCAACGGGTGACGATCGAGGACTCCTGGGACTTCGCCGACCACGGCGACTCCCGGTCGACGCTGCACTACCTGCTCGCCGGCGACGTCGTGCGGGACGGGCCGGGGCGACTGGTCGTCCATCCGGTGTCGGGGGCGCGCGCTACGCTGGTCGCTTGGAATCCGAGCCTGGCGTCGGCCGCGCTCACCGTGCGCGAACTCGACGACCCGCTGCTCAGGACTGTGTGGGGAGAGAAGCTGACCCGGCTGGAACTGCGCCTGCCCGACCCGGCGCGGGGTAGCCTCATGATCATGGTGGAGGTGTGCGCATGACGATGTCGGAGCCGTCCGCCATGCTGCCCTCGGAACGACGCGCCAAGGTCATCGAGCTGCTGCGCCGGCGCGGCACCGTCCGGGTGCACGACCTCGCGGACGAGCTCGAGGTCTCCGCGATCACCGTGCGCCGGGACATCACCCTGCTCGCCGAACAGGGCCTGGTCCGCCGGGTCCGCGGCGGCGCCACCGTCACCGCGGCCGTCACGGACGACGCTCCGACCTACTCGGCGCCCCACGGCCATCCCGCGGAGCCGAACGGCAGCGCCGCGTCCGTCGCCGAACGCAGGCAGCCCGCCGAACGCCCGGGTCAGCTCACCGTCGGCATGGTCGTCCCGTCGCTGGACTACTACTGGCCGGACGTGATCAAGGGCGTGCGCGAGGCCGCCGCCGAAGCCGACGTGCGGATCGTGCTGCGCGGCGCCACCTACGAGGCCGTCGACGAACGCCGACAGCTCACCAGGCTGATCGAGACCGTCGGCGTCGACGGCCTGCTGGTCGCCCCGACCACCACCGGCGACGAGGGCGAGGCCCTGATGCGGTGGCTGCGCTCGGTCGACGTGCCGGTCGTGCTGATCGAGCGCAGCCCGACCGACAGCTACCACGGCGCGGTCGAGTCCGTGGTCAGCGACCACGCCCGCGGCGCCGCGATGGCCGTGCGCCACCTCGCCGAACTCGGCCACCGGCGCATCGGCCTGAGCACCACGGCCCTGAGCCCGACGTCCCCGCACGTCCGACGCG
This is a stretch of genomic DNA from Saccharothrix ecbatanensis. It encodes these proteins:
- a CDS encoding substrate-binding domain-containing protein — encoded protein: MTMSEPSAMLPSERRAKVIELLRRRGTVRVHDLADELEVSAITVRRDITLLAEQGLVRRVRGGATVTAAVTDDAPTYSAPHGHPAEPNGSAASVAERRQPAERPGQLTVGMVVPSLDYYWPDVIKGVREAAAEADVRIVLRGATYEAVDERRQLTRLIETVGVDGLLVAPTTTGDEGEALMRWLRSVDVPVVLIERSPTDSYHGAVESVVSDHARGAAMAVRHLAELGHRRIGLSTTALSPTSPHVRRGWREACEELGLPLDGTPDLHTVNRPAAEWPAALDALLDSCVDSGTTALVVHSDPEAISLVERCQERGIRVPEDLALVTYDDEVAELSDPPLTAIRPPKAAVGRAAVTLLVDRLSDPDPHRPAHRIVIEPRLIVRSSS